A section of the Methanoregula formicica SMSP genome encodes:
- a CDS encoding PAS domain S-box protein encodes MTILRVQGIGMTERRWQALVLAASAVVIVITAWCLANGITIIFMHLYYIPITLLAYHYRKKGIAGAVLLSGIYCALVIGSGAGATEAAGALIRACLFVAVAALIAFLSEAVAQSRDNLKEAGDIRQGIIQNANVWLMVLDKNGVIREWNRAAEEISGHPAGEVIGKNTIWKQLYPDSGYRKEITRTIAGIIEKNDYLENFRTTISCRDGSTKTILWNTKMLPPESNEQVQFIAVGVDITERTRAEDALRESEQKYRTLFDNMLEGFAYCRMIYDRVGRPSDWVYLSVNRAFGQLTGLYGIEGKRVLEAIPDIRNLTPELFDMYGRVALTGVPETFEIDFKPLKRWLKVSAFSPEKDYFVAVFEDITERKASQERIEALLRVQEEQLRIINASPAVSFLWKATEGWPVVSVSENISRFGYVPDDFTSGRIAFPSIIHPDDRERVAREVAYNSNHQINDFIQEYRIFDKNHGLHWISDYTHIRKDTAGGITHYEGIVLDITHQKQAEEALRETNSYLNSLFDYANAPIIVWDPKFRITRFNHAFERLTGRTENEVLGEHLSILFPESYRQSSLDRVRSTLTGVRMETAEIPVITKSGEVRTVLWNSATIFDDDGKTAVATIAQGQDITIRKKALRELEQLNANLEKIVDERTHALNEEIRQRRQAEDTIRASLDEKVLLLREIHHRVNNNLQIIISLIKLQMRTVEDPEMKQVLSEMRNRVQAMSLVHEKLYLSKSISSIDISDYTRFLATQLFAFYGVDHRRVALATDMEKILLDIETAIPLGLIVNELVSNALRHAFPDTRTGTITISSHPEGDQISLIITDDGAGMSPSYDWRGSTSLGFRLVNSLVDQLGGTIEKKNGKGTTFNILFPRKTTTESE; translated from the coding sequence ATGACAATTCTCCGGGTGCAGGGAATCGGTATGACCGAACGGCGGTGGCAGGCACTGGTTCTGGCAGCATCGGCCGTAGTCATCGTCATTACTGCGTGGTGCCTGGCAAATGGCATCACGATCATCTTCATGCACCTGTACTACATTCCCATCACCCTCCTTGCCTACCACTATCGGAAGAAAGGGATTGCTGGTGCAGTCCTGCTGAGCGGGATATATTGCGCCCTCGTCATCGGTTCCGGGGCCGGTGCCACTGAGGCAGCAGGGGCACTCATCCGGGCCTGCCTGTTCGTAGCCGTTGCAGCCCTCATCGCATTCCTTTCCGAGGCTGTCGCCCAATCCCGGGACAACCTGAAGGAGGCCGGGGATATCCGGCAGGGCATCATCCAGAATGCCAATGTCTGGCTGATGGTGCTCGACAAGAATGGCGTCATCCGTGAATGGAACCGGGCTGCCGAAGAGATCAGCGGCCACCCTGCCGGAGAAGTCATCGGCAAAAACACGATCTGGAAACAACTGTACCCCGATAGCGGATACCGGAAGGAGATCACCAGAACGATCGCCGGCATCATTGAAAAAAATGATTACCTGGAAAATTTCCGGACCACCATTTCGTGCCGTGACGGGTCGACAAAGACCATTCTCTGGAATACGAAGATGCTCCCCCCGGAAAGCAATGAACAGGTTCAGTTCATCGCCGTGGGGGTGGACATCACGGAGCGCACCCGGGCCGAGGACGCGCTGCGGGAGAGCGAACAGAAATACCGCACGCTCTTTGATAACATGCTCGAAGGGTTTGCCTACTGTCGCATGATCTACGATAGGGTGGGCCGGCCTTCGGATTGGGTGTACCTTTCCGTCAACCGTGCATTCGGGCAGTTGACGGGGCTCTATGGCATCGAAGGGAAGCGGGTGCTCGAAGCGATACCCGATATCCGAAACCTCACACCGGAACTCTTCGACATGTACGGGCGTGTTGCACTGACGGGCGTTCCGGAAACGTTCGAGATCGATTTCAAGCCCCTGAAGCGGTGGCTGAAAGTCTCTGCATTCAGCCCGGAGAAGGATTACTTCGTTGCGGTCTTCGAAGACATCACCGAGCGGAAGGCGAGCCAGGAGCGGATCGAGGCGCTGCTCCGGGTCCAAGAGGAGCAGCTCCGTATCATCAACGCCAGCCCGGCGGTTTCCTTTCTCTGGAAAGCCACGGAGGGGTGGCCGGTAGTAAGTGTAAGTGAGAATATCTCCCGGTTCGGGTACGTCCCGGATGACTTTACCTCAGGCCGGATCGCTTTCCCTTCCATAATCCATCCTGACGACCGTGAACGTGTGGCGAGAGAGGTCGCGTACAACAGCAACCACCAGATCAACGACTTCATCCAGGAATACCGTATCTTCGACAAGAACCACGGCCTGCACTGGATCTCAGATTATACCCATATCCGGAAGGACACGGCAGGCGGTATCACCCACTACGAGGGGATTGTTCTTGACATAACCCACCAGAAGCAGGCAGAGGAAGCACTCCGGGAGACCAACAGTTACTTAAACAGCCTCTTCGACTATGCCAACGCCCCGATCATCGTCTGGGACCCGAAGTTCCGGATCACCCGGTTCAACCACGCATTCGAGCGCCTGACCGGGAGGACCGAGAACGAAGTGTTGGGAGAACACCTCTCGATCCTGTTTCCGGAATCCTATCGCCAGTCATCCCTCGACCGGGTCCGGTCAACGCTTACCGGGGTAAGGATGGAGACTGCCGAGATCCCGGTTATCACAAAATCCGGGGAGGTCCGGACCGTTCTCTGGAACTCGGCCACCATCTTTGACGATGACGGGAAGACGGCCGTTGCCACCATAGCACAGGGACAGGACATCACCATCCGGAAGAAGGCACTCAGGGAGCTGGAGCAGCTGAACGCCAATCTTGAGAAAATTGTCGATGAGAGGACCCATGCCCTGAACGAGGAGATCCGGCAGCGCCGGCAGGCAGAGGATACAATTCGTGCTTCCCTTGACGAGAAAGTACTCCTCCTCCGCGAGATCCACCACCGGGTAAACAACAACCTTCAGATTATCATCAGTCTCATAAAACTCCAGATGCGGACCGTAGAAGACCCGGAGATGAAGCAGGTCCTTTCCGAGATGAGGAACCGGGTGCAGGCTATGTCCCTTGTCCATGAAAAACTCTACCTGTCTAAAAGCATCTCTTCCATCGACATCTCCGACTATACGCGGTTCCTGGCAACCCAGCTCTTTGCATTCTATGGCGTGGACCACCGCAGGGTCGCGCTTGCAACAGACATGGAAAAGATCCTGCTGGATATCGAGACAGCCATCCCGCTCGGGCTCATTGTAAACGAACTGGTCTCCAATGCCCTCAGGCATGCCTTCCCGGACACTCGCACCGGTACGATCACGATCAGCAGCCATCCCGAAGGAGACCAGATCTCCCTTATCATCACGGACGACGGGGCCGGCATGAGCCCGTCGTATGACTGGCGGGGGAGCACATCCCTTGGTTTCCGCCTCGTGAACAGTCTTGTCGACCAGCTGGGAGGAACCATCGAGAAAAAGAACGGGAAGGGAACAACATTTAATATTCTATTTCCCAGAAAGACTACAACAGAGAGTGAATGA
- a CDS encoding helix-turn-helix transcriptional regulator, whose translation MKNKIKVFRAMHDMTQEDLAQAIGVTRQTILAIEKGKYVPSLDLAFRIARHFAVNIEEVFTYEDEPPAAGGRS comes from the coding sequence ATGAAGAATAAGATCAAGGTCTTCCGTGCCATGCACGATATGACCCAGGAAGACCTTGCGCAGGCAATTGGGGTGACCCGTCAGACCATCCTCGCCATCGAAAAGGGAAAGTACGTACCCTCGCTTGACCTTGCATTCCGCATTGCCCGGCACTTTGCGGTGAATATCGAAGAAGTCTTCACGTACGAGGACGAGCCCCCGGCAGCTGGGGGCCGGAGCTGA
- a CDS encoding DUF2178 domain-containing protein has product MMKKNTFYLMCGCIALILLAIFWYSVEIHNPLFIEIAFLAGIALAYVARKKVTDLVEDERSAKITEQAVLRTFQVFWVVFCAFSIGAVMQILYIPQNPKVFFTQPPPALLSPRMMGYFQLALLCLMIFLYVGFRIYYARKYGDWETDEE; this is encoded by the coding sequence ATGATGAAAAAGAACACTTTTTATCTCATGTGCGGGTGCATCGCGCTCATCCTGCTGGCAATCTTCTGGTACTCTGTGGAGATACACAACCCCCTCTTCATCGAGATCGCATTCCTCGCTGGCATCGCTCTTGCCTACGTGGCGCGGAAGAAGGTCACCGATCTTGTCGAGGATGAGCGGAGCGCGAAGATCACGGAACAGGCTGTGCTCCGCACCTTCCAGGTCTTCTGGGTTGTTTTCTGTGCATTCTCGATAGGCGCAGTTATGCAAATCCTGTACATTCCGCAGAATCCAAAAGTATTCTTCACCCAGCCACCGCCGGCGCTCCTGTCGCCGAGGATGATGGGGTATTTCCAGCTCGCCCTCCTCTGCCTGATGATCTTCCTGTATGTGGGGTTCAGGATATACTATGCCCGCAAGTACGGGGACTGGGAGACCGATGAAGAATAA
- a CDS encoding agmatine deiminase family protein yields the protein MELECVTLGLIQMAMGPDPGGNIEKARRKVIEAAGRGAQIICLPELFHVRYFPQHSGAETGDLAETIPGRSTILFASLAREHNVVIILPVYEKAADGKFFNAAVVIDADGNLSEPYHKVHIPQDPGFYEKGYFFPGDSFRVFPTRYGTIAVLICFDQWFPEAARSVALDGADIIFYPTAIGHPGPDTPKEGGWQEAWELIQRSHAVANSVHVAAVNRVGTEGSCRFFGGSFVADAFGKVLARVGDSEEILVVKVDFSMNAEVQDSWGFFRNRRPETYSRITVPFAGKDGTFPDLREKDTPRNRGFHMPAEWEPHDAVWISWPHNTYTFPDIPAVEQAYYEFIAHVHTSERVEVFVPTAVVYRKVRARLKEMGIDSDQVTLHTTGYSDVWIRDYGPTFVVSRALKKLAMVRWEFNAWGGKYEDQFRDGTISLHMNRRFNLPLFEPGIVMEGGSFDTNGRGTVLTTRACLLNPNRNPSLSKGEIEGLLCEYLGAEKVIWLNEGIEGDDTDGHIDDIARFVGPSTVVCAYEEDTSDANYAPLHENYEILSRSTTEDGTPLTVIRLPMPGRVEDADGQRYPASYTNFYIGNTVVIVPVFNDPRDAAALDILRMIFPDRTVIGILARAMVEGFGTFHCATQQQPRI from the coding sequence GTGGAGCTGGAATGTGTAACGCTTGGGCTCATCCAGATGGCGATGGGTCCCGATCCCGGCGGGAACATCGAGAAGGCACGCCGGAAGGTCATTGAGGCGGCAGGACGGGGGGCGCAGATCATCTGTCTCCCCGAGCTCTTTCACGTACGGTACTTTCCGCAGCATAGTGGTGCGGAGACCGGGGATCTTGCCGAGACCATTCCCGGACGGTCGACGATCCTCTTTGCCTCCCTTGCCCGCGAGCACAATGTCGTTATCATCCTCCCGGTGTACGAGAAGGCAGCTGACGGGAAATTCTTCAACGCTGCCGTGGTAATAGACGCTGACGGAAATCTCTCGGAGCCCTACCACAAGGTCCATATCCCGCAGGACCCGGGGTTTTACGAGAAGGGGTACTTCTTTCCGGGGGATTCGTTTCGCGTCTTTCCGACACGGTACGGTACGATTGCGGTGCTCATCTGTTTCGACCAGTGGTTCCCTGAGGCCGCACGCTCTGTAGCCCTTGACGGGGCGGACATCATATTCTACCCGACCGCGATCGGCCACCCCGGGCCTGATACCCCGAAGGAAGGGGGATGGCAGGAGGCATGGGAACTGATCCAGAGGAGCCATGCCGTGGCAAACAGCGTCCATGTCGCAGCAGTCAACCGTGTCGGCACCGAAGGCAGCTGCCGGTTCTTTGGCGGCTCCTTTGTTGCCGATGCGTTCGGGAAGGTGCTTGCCCGGGTCGGGGATTCCGAGGAGATCCTGGTTGTCAAAGTCGACTTCTCGATGAATGCTGAAGTCCAGGATTCATGGGGATTCTTCCGCAACCGCCGGCCGGAGACCTATTCCCGAATAACCGTCCCGTTTGCCGGAAAAGACGGGACATTCCCTGACCTGCGGGAAAAAGACACGCCGAGGAACCGCGGGTTCCATATGCCTGCGGAATGGGAGCCGCATGATGCGGTCTGGATCTCGTGGCCCCACAACACGTATACGTTCCCGGATATCCCTGCCGTGGAGCAGGCATACTACGAGTTCATCGCCCATGTCCATACCTCGGAACGCGTCGAGGTCTTTGTTCCCACCGCCGTGGTGTACCGGAAAGTGCGGGCACGGCTGAAGGAGATGGGCATTGATTCTGACCAGGTGACGCTTCATACCACCGGGTACTCGGATGTCTGGATCCGCGACTACGGCCCGACCTTTGTCGTCAGCCGCGCTTTGAAGAAACTCGCCATGGTCAGGTGGGAATTCAATGCCTGGGGCGGCAAGTACGAGGACCAGTTCCGCGACGGAACTATCTCGCTGCATATGAACCGCCGGTTCAACCTGCCGCTCTTCGAGCCGGGGATTGTCATGGAAGGAGGATCGTTCGACACCAATGGCCGGGGAACCGTCCTCACGACACGGGCATGCCTCCTCAATCCCAACCGCAATCCCTCGCTCTCAAAAGGAGAGATCGAAGGGCTGCTCTGCGAGTATCTCGGTGCAGAAAAGGTCATCTGGCTCAACGAGGGTATCGAAGGGGACGACACCGACGGGCATATCGATGATATCGCACGGTTTGTCGGTCCCTCGACGGTTGTCTGCGCGTACGAGGAGGACACATCCGATGCAAACTATGCGCCGCTCCACGAGAACTACGAGATCCTCTCCCGGTCAACCACCGAGGACGGCACACCCCTCACCGTCATCCGGCTCCCGATGCCGGGACGGGTGGAGGATGCAGACGGGCAGCGCTATCCCGCAAGCTACACGAATTTCTATATCGGCAACACGGTCGTGATCGTGCCGGTCTTCAACGATCCCCGGGATGCCGCTGCTCTGGATATCCTGCGCATGATCTTCCCGGACCGAACGGTGATTGGGATTTTAGCCCGCGCCATGGTTGAAGGGTTTGGCACCTTCCATTGTGCCACCCAGCAGCAGCCCCGGATCTGA
- a CDS encoding response regulator, whose amino-acid sequence MSGPAIFIVEDEAIVASDIKETLISLGYTVAGTAKSGELALEKIQQNQPDLVLMDIHLAGEMDGVDTAGKIHALYGIPVIYLTAYADKVLLERAKVTEPYGYVVKPYDERELHSVIEMAIYKHRIEREIKKRDAILFAVSSAVEWLLRVSRKGAPVSDKVPDFTASDIRNILEPIGLALDAWAIGIFQVRTSGPAPAISMLYEWGCPGYHSSLFKPELKQFTFATMRISRWESLLRKGEEISAVVSAIPPDEQKLFSLLGAKAGVIIPIFIHDNLFGFIGFFDLMEKTHSPDEIEALRITANLLGAAIGYQQSG is encoded by the coding sequence GTGAGCGGCCCTGCAATTTTTATCGTCGAAGATGAGGCAATCGTTGCAAGCGACATCAAAGAGACCTTAATCAGCCTCGGGTATACCGTTGCAGGAACGGCAAAATCCGGGGAGCTTGCCCTTGAGAAGATCCAGCAGAACCAGCCGGACCTTGTGCTCATGGACATCCACCTTGCCGGGGAGATGGACGGGGTTGACACGGCGGGGAAAATCCACGCACTCTACGGGATCCCGGTCATCTACCTGACCGCATATGCGGATAAAGTCCTGCTCGAGCGCGCAAAAGTGACCGAGCCCTACGGGTATGTCGTCAAACCGTACGATGAACGCGAACTTCACTCTGTCATCGAGATGGCCATATACAAGCACCGTATCGAGCGCGAGATCAAAAAGCGGGATGCCATCCTCTTTGCCGTCAGTTCGGCAGTGGAATGGCTCCTGCGGGTCTCCCGCAAGGGTGCCCCGGTTTCAGACAAAGTACCGGACTTTACAGCCTCCGACATCCGCAACATTCTCGAACCCATCGGCCTTGCTCTGGACGCCTGGGCAATCGGGATCTTCCAGGTCCGGACCTCCGGCCCGGCACCTGCCATCAGCATGCTCTACGAATGGGGATGCCCGGGGTACCATTCATCCCTCTTCAAACCGGAACTTAAGCAGTTCACCTTTGCAACCATGAGGATCTCACGGTGGGAGAGCCTGTTAAGAAAAGGCGAGGAGATCTCCGCAGTCGTTTCGGCGATCCCTCCCGATGAGCAGAAACTCTTCAGCCTCCTTGGCGCTAAAGCCGGGGTCATCATCCCGATCTTTATCCACGACAACCTCTTTGGGTTCATCGGCTTCTTCGACCTGATGGAAAAGACCCATTCACCCGACGAGATCGAAGCCCTCCGTATCACGGCAAACCTTCTCGGGGCTGCTATCGGGTACCAGCAATCCGGGTAA
- a CDS encoding SpoIIE family protein phosphatase, whose product MTSSWLTLPQCSVRTKILAVFLALSLITLLVTGYVALFTIGSLAETAESGSFRQGLQAVDMATVALQQSAEQYLLQAAGDQAAIAGTLFNDTETELDLLTVQAATLQGNPPVLPVIRSFGRNTPPADPRDATVFLFSPGSTVTTDSEEFRKSAGMDDLLKGMYDADEDLVSVFLATDSGILRSYPWENTDAENYDPRTRAWFTGAKGTNGVYWSKPYVDSFGHGLVVTSSKAVATPYGTWVIGSDVRVGVITSEFLNTTLGGRGYAVLMDNSGDIISRPQLAAGDHRWDQPFPQDNVFKSSDPALVAAGKNMTEGRTGVERVQFNGVDTFVAYAPVPSQNWSVAVCLPVSEVTAPIDRTRDGITASGRETEEWIAEQSDRVMLLFSLLSFLLLLIVIVLSVALSKAITRPVDTLRQATQAIGKGDLANRVELRTGDEFEELADSFNRMAGDLRHTIDDLQRTTAEKERYASEMEIAREIQQTFLPETIPDIPGFEIAATTIPAMEIGGDLYDFIPQKDGSMGLVIGDVSGKGVSAALYMALCRTQIHTCGAGSGEPAEAIDPANRLIYDEGRSNMFITVFYAVLDPRKMMLSYVNAGHNPPLLIRGDLPVAQMLEGKGIALGVIDDTRAKTSMLPLHHGDLIVLYTDGVTEAFNERDEYYGEERMTAVITKNRSRPAREIGEALLEDIRLFAGSAPQSDDITFILIKVR is encoded by the coding sequence ATGACATCTTCTTGGTTAACCCTGCCACAATGCAGCGTCAGGACAAAGATCCTGGCCGTGTTCCTGGCACTCTCCCTCATCACGCTCCTCGTCACGGGATACGTAGCGCTCTTTACCATCGGCAGCCTGGCAGAGACGGCGGAGTCCGGCAGTTTCCGGCAGGGGCTGCAGGCCGTCGATATGGCCACCGTCGCCCTGCAGCAGTCTGCCGAACAGTACCTCCTCCAGGCAGCAGGAGACCAGGCAGCAATCGCCGGGACCCTCTTCAACGACACCGAGACGGAACTTGATCTCCTCACCGTGCAGGCTGCCACCCTTCAGGGCAATCCTCCGGTACTACCGGTCATTCGTTCCTTTGGCCGAAATACTCCCCCGGCAGATCCCCGCGATGCGACCGTGTTTCTCTTCAGCCCGGGCAGCACGGTAACCACGGATTCGGAGGAGTTCCGGAAATCCGCAGGCATGGACGACCTCTTGAAGGGGATGTACGACGCCGATGAAGACCTTGTCTCGGTTTTTCTCGCAACCGACTCCGGCATCCTGCGGTCGTATCCCTGGGAGAATACGGACGCGGAAAACTATGATCCCCGTACCCGTGCCTGGTTCACCGGAGCAAAGGGCACAAACGGCGTCTATTGGTCCAAGCCCTACGTGGACTCGTTCGGCCATGGGCTGGTGGTCACTTCGTCAAAAGCCGTGGCCACGCCCTACGGGACATGGGTCATCGGGAGCGACGTTAGAGTGGGTGTGATCACCAGCGAATTCTTAAACACCACGCTCGGGGGACGGGGCTATGCTGTCCTCATGGACAACAGCGGGGATATCATCAGCCGGCCGCAGCTTGCCGCCGGTGATCACCGCTGGGACCAGCCGTTCCCGCAGGATAACGTGTTCAAGAGCTCCGATCCTGCCCTCGTTGCTGCCGGGAAGAACATGACGGAAGGCCGGACCGGGGTTGAGAGGGTGCAGTTCAACGGGGTGGATACCTTTGTTGCCTATGCACCGGTCCCGTCCCAGAACTGGAGTGTTGCCGTGTGCCTGCCGGTGAGCGAAGTAACCGCCCCGATCGACCGGACCCGCGACGGGATAACGGCATCGGGCCGGGAGACCGAAGAGTGGATCGCCGAACAGTCGGACCGGGTTATGCTCCTCTTCTCCCTGCTCTCCTTCCTCCTCCTCCTCATCGTCATCGTACTCTCCGTAGCCCTGTCCAAAGCCATTACCCGCCCTGTCGATACCCTGCGGCAGGCAACGCAGGCTATCGGGAAAGGCGATCTTGCAAACCGTGTCGAGCTCAGGACCGGGGACGAGTTCGAGGAACTTGCGGATTCCTTTAACCGGATGGCAGGGGATCTCCGCCATACCATCGACGATCTCCAGCGCACCACTGCCGAAAAGGAGCGGTATGCAAGCGAGATGGAGATCGCGCGGGAGATCCAGCAGACCTTCCTCCCGGAAACGATACCCGACATCCCGGGATTCGAGATCGCTGCAACAACGATCCCGGCAATGGAGATCGGGGGAGACCTCTATGACTTCATACCCCAGAAAGACGGCAGCATGGGCCTGGTTATCGGTGACGTCTCCGGCAAGGGCGTCAGTGCTGCCCTGTACATGGCCCTGTGCCGGACTCAGATCCACACCTGCGGGGCAGGGAGCGGGGAGCCCGCGGAGGCAATTGACCCGGCAAACCGGCTGATCTATGACGAGGGCAGGTCGAACATGTTCATCACGGTCTTCTATGCAGTCCTCGATCCCCGGAAGATGATGCTCTCCTACGTGAACGCCGGTCACAACCCCCCGCTGCTGATCCGGGGCGACCTGCCGGTTGCGCAGATGCTCGAAGGCAAGGGGATTGCACTTGGGGTGATCGATGACACCCGGGCAAAGACCTCGATGCTTCCCCTCCACCACGGGGACCTCATCGTGCTGTACACGGATGGGGTGACGGAGGCGTTCAATGAGCGCGACGAGTATTACGGTGAGGAGCGGATGACCGCGGTCATAACAAAGAACCGTTCCCGCCCGGCCCGGGAGATCGGAGAGGCCCTCCTTGAGGATATCCGGTTGTTTGCAGGATCGGCACCCCAGTCTGACGACATCACGTTCATTCTCATCAAAGTCAGGTAA
- a CDS encoding COG1361 family protein, translating to MKTLPLMTGILFVLVVISSVSAAGNTIQATSKEDAAALVYVSGYDMEPAVFYPYESGTITVRVTNAANASVVLSEPSLSEPHLKILSERAYNTKTTIGPGQTVSYTFVVEANAMDGKYYPLFSISPVINTYPIHATLTLKVDSTDVRASISKKPDIFSASKKDTVNISITNPRDAGVDNVLIVPENDGATVFPQESYVGTLAAGQSVQVPFSITPDKETNVTFHVSFLSGDTKHTTEVVLPVTLEKDKTGAEIVVNNIESSSSGMTTTLKGDVTNNGLTDAKSILVTVGDPARPVNPNPVYAVGNLEPDDFSSFEITYVYAGNKSVPLIVDYKDGEGNTFRETFSIAASDGMAMPGAGSPAQSGSGNSVQRRGMFGSFGSGFGQIPVTEIVIILVAIALLAYAWRKGYLTSLRNRFRKDPLPKGKDEDDDEEPVEK from the coding sequence ATGAAAACATTACCCCTCATGACGGGCATCCTTTTCGTGCTCGTTGTCATCTCATCGGTAAGCGCAGCCGGAAACACCATCCAGGCAACCAGCAAGGAAGATGCCGCAGCACTCGTCTACGTATCCGGCTACGATATGGAACCGGCCGTGTTTTATCCCTATGAGTCCGGGACCATCACCGTTCGGGTAACGAACGCGGCCAATGCTTCGGTCGTGCTGTCGGAACCAAGCCTTAGTGAACCTCACCTGAAAATCCTGAGTGAGAGGGCATACAATACCAAGACAACAATCGGTCCCGGGCAAACGGTCTCCTACACGTTCGTTGTCGAGGCCAATGCCATGGACGGGAAATATTATCCCCTGTTCAGCATCTCACCCGTGATCAATACCTATCCCATCCATGCAACACTCACGCTCAAGGTGGATTCAACGGATGTGAGGGCCAGCATCTCGAAGAAACCGGACATTTTCTCAGCATCCAAGAAGGACACCGTGAATATCAGCATCACCAATCCGCGCGATGCCGGTGTGGATAATGTCCTCATCGTCCCGGAAAACGATGGCGCCACGGTCTTCCCGCAGGAGTCCTATGTCGGAACCCTTGCAGCCGGCCAATCCGTGCAGGTCCCCTTCTCGATCACACCGGACAAGGAGACGAATGTCACGTTCCATGTCAGTTTCTTAAGCGGGGACACAAAGCACACCACGGAGGTTGTCCTGCCGGTCACCCTGGAAAAAGACAAGACGGGGGCCGAGATTGTTGTCAACAATATCGAGAGTTCGTCTTCCGGGATGACGACCACGCTGAAAGGCGATGTAACGAACAACGGCCTTACCGATGCAAAATCCATCCTCGTCACGGTCGGCGATCCGGCCCGGCCCGTCAACCCGAACCCGGTCTATGCCGTCGGGAACCTTGAACCTGACGACTTCTCCAGCTTTGAGATCACGTACGTCTATGCCGGGAACAAGTCCGTGCCGCTGATTGTCGATTATAAGGACGGGGAAGGAAACACCTTCCGGGAGACATTCAGCATTGCCGCATCGGATGGTATGGCAATGCCGGGGGCAGGTTCCCCGGCCCAGTCCGGGAGTGGGAACTCCGTCCAGCGGAGGGGCATGTTCGGGTCCTTTGGGTCCGGCTTCGGCCAGATCCCGGTGACAGAGATTGTCATCATCCTCGTAGCAATCGCACTCCTTGCCTATGCATGGAGAAAAGGGTACCTCACATCCCTAAGAAACCGGTTCAGGAAAGACCCCCTCCCGAAAGGAAAGGATGAAGATGATGACGAAGAGCCGGTGGAGAAATAG
- a CDS encoding AI-2E family transporter yields MVPVETSRFERTLLAIALVFIIIIAVKMTSYIISLVLMSLIITLLTVPALVWLKKKGLSGTLSVAVITLAACLVIAAILYISVFSFQLLLHDMPQFQQEFSVRLAELRTILSTFGISIETDSIRSIDLKEIFSAGVAGVTTIAEGLMFLFFVAVTSFFMLLEAPRLTERFEARYGKDSQTVKQFGRMSGYIIDFIVVRTETNFIHGILFGGFLTVMGVHGALLWGLLTFLLGYIPYIGLIMAAVPAIFFAWLQFGIPGAVAVIVVVCILNLIVENPIFSYLTSRKYEIPALIVILSVIFWGWLLGIVGMLFAIPCTLICLLVLQLSDDLRWINDFLGVGHLFEEHTRKKDD; encoded by the coding sequence ATGGTTCCTGTGGAAACTTCCCGCTTCGAACGGACGCTTCTTGCTATTGCGCTTGTCTTCATCATCATCATCGCCGTGAAGATGACCTCGTACATCATCTCGCTCGTCCTGATGTCCCTCATCATCACCCTGCTTACCGTACCGGCCCTCGTCTGGCTGAAAAAGAAGGGGCTTTCAGGCACGCTTTCTGTTGCAGTCATCACCCTTGCCGCATGTCTGGTCATTGCAGCCATCCTGTACATTTCTGTCTTCTCCTTCCAGCTGCTGCTTCACGACATGCCGCAGTTCCAGCAGGAGTTCTCCGTGCGGCTTGCCGAACTCAGGACGATCCTCTCCACCTTTGGCATCTCCATTGAGACCGACAGCATCCGGTCTATCGACCTTAAAGAGATCTTCTCAGCGGGTGTAGCCGGGGTAACAACGATTGCCGAGGGGCTCATGTTCCTCTTTTTTGTTGCGGTGACCTCGTTCTTTATGCTCCTTGAAGCCCCGCGTCTCACGGAGCGCTTCGAGGCACGGTATGGAAAAGACTCACAGACCGTGAAGCAGTTCGGGCGGATGTCCGGGTACATCATCGATTTCATCGTTGTCCGCACCGAGACAAACTTCATCCACGGGATCCTCTTTGGTGGGTTCCTCACGGTTATGGGCGTCCATGGTGCACTCCTCTGGGGGCTCCTGACATTCCTCCTTGGGTATATCCCCTACATCGGCCTTATCATGGCAGCAGTCCCTGCCATCTTCTTTGCCTGGCTCCAGTTCGGGATCCCCGGGGCGGTCGCGGTGATCGTGGTTGTCTGCATCCTCAACTTGATCGTGGAGAATCCGATCTTTTCTTACCTCACGTCGAGAAAATACGAGATCCCGGCACTCATCGTGATCCTGTCGGTAATCTTCTGGGGATGGCTGCTCGGGATCGTCGGGATGCTCTTTGCAATCCCGTGCACCCTCATCTGCCTGCTGGTGCTCCAGCTGTCCGATGACCTGCGCTGGATCAACGATTTCCTGGGCGTCGGGCACCTGTTCGAGGAGCATACGCGAAAAAAGGATGACTGA